The genomic window CTTCGGACTGCATCAAGGCTGCACGGCCTTGTTTGGCTCCTCCAGACTGGGCCACGTCACCGATGGCGAAAATGTTTCCCTTGGATGATGGGAGGCGGTCAACTTGGAGAGTTGGCTTGACGAGTATTTCGCCAGTCGAGGCGATACTCTTGGGAGAATACGTAGCCAGAAGATCAGATCGAGGTCGCAGGCCAGTGCATGGAATCTATAATTCTCAATCAGTACGCATCCCTCAGCACGATAACATGACATATGCGTCGACGTACAATCAGGTCCCAGATCCTCTTCTCGCCGTTCGAAAGTGCAATTTGTGTCTCCCCTACAGCTTGACCAGACTGTGCGGGCAACGCCGGTCGTTCTTTCAGCAGCACCTCAATGTTCTTGGCGCGGAGAGCAGAAAGGACAAGCTCATGTAGCTTTGCTCCGAATCTTGGCAGAAGCTGGTCTCTCGAATGTATGAGCGTCAACTGCTTATCGGGATACTTCTCTCTGATCTCCGTTATCAACTCAACACCCACTGCACCTCCGCCAACAACCGCGATGCGTTCGGCTTTGCTGATTCGTTGTTGGAATCCCTGTAGTTCCGTGATGCATCCTTCTCGATCACGCGACTTGAGACGCGCGGGTGGTGGCTGAGCGGCTCCGGTGGCGATTACCAGATAATCGTAGCTCAACCGATTACCACTGGCCATTTCGATATCTGTTTCCGTAACTTCGAGAGCCTCGTCACAAACACGTTGGAAGATGCCCTCCGGCGCACCATCAGCGATGTTATCGTAGGGAATAAATGCCTTGGACTCTCGCCCCGAAAAGACCGAGTTTCTGGGAAACGCAAATGCATGGTTAAAGTGAGATTGTttctcaagaagaacaacTCGATACCCGGAAGGAAGTGTGTTGGCAAGTCGTTGTACAAGATAGGATCCTGCAAAGGAACCCCCCACGACTACCACATTGCGCGGGTTTGATGATGCTCGATAGGTGTGTTTGTGGATGACGGATTGTACTCGTTGAATAGCGAATCTGAAGGTGAATGTTGTGATGATCTTGACAAAGCTCAAATAGAGACCCAGCTCCTGGAGGTTCATCTTGACTAGCTGGACAAAGCATGAATACTCACATCAAGACAGATGCCTCCGACGTTCCATGTCATCCTTATAAGCTCTATGCCAAATAACGCGGCTTATAACAAAACATCGGTCTTCAGGGATACAATATGCCGTCTTCGGGGAATTCGCCTGCTCCACAACGGAGATAATCGGTATACGGTTGGCCAGAGCACAGGCTCACCCCGGACTGCGCCAATAACCAACCCTTTTAGCTCCTGTTTGTTTTCGTTATCGAGTGGATGGTCCACGGGCTTTCCACGGACTCGGTGCTAAAAATCGAGACTTGTCCGCCGGGTCAGCATGTTCGGCCGGTCCCCTCGGGCCCGTCATCTCCGGGAAGTGGGGCACTCTCGGAGACAGTCACGCAACATGCCATTCTGGAGTAGTCTTCATTTTGAGAGAGGTGATGCTCCAAAGAAGTACAGACGCAGTTCTATCACGAGGAATTACTCACCAGGGAATAATAGATCGAAGCTAGAATTTCAGGGGTAGCGACGTAGGCATAGAAACATACCTGTCATCGGCATTCAGTACTCTGGGGGCCAGATTTCATGGTGTTGGCAGTTCTGAAAGTGATGGCTTTGATAGTCTCTGAGGCTCTCATTAGTAATGGAGTTGGCAGTGTTTTGAAGCCAATAAATAGGTTTTCGTGGGATGATGATGTAAAAAGTGACCAAGAAGTGGACTTGTCAATTTGGGGAAACGCAGACGCCTAAAGAGACGGCCTTCTCTCCCAACGGCACTTCAATGATTGTGCTTCCTTCTTTTCTCGTGTGTTGCATAATTCCATCAATTCTTCCCCTTCATCAACATTGGTTGCTTCATCCTCTCCGTCGATTAAGACGAAACGGCCCATCCCCGTTCCCTCACACTTGAGATTCATCTCTGTTCATCCTTGGAGGTCCGATTGGAAAAACAGGTAGTCGGTATCCAAATTTTCAAGACCGTTACTGTCCGAAGGACCAGCAATAGACTCATACCCCGAGTCGGCAGACCGTATAGGCTCAAAGTTCCAGGAGTCAAGCTGAAAGTTTTCCAGTTGTGCCTCTGGCACAGAGAAATGCCCTTGATTTTGAACGATTGCCGGCCCAGAAACAGATAGGTTTAAACCTGGGCTAGTGGATGCGTATATCCCACCTGACGGGATAGTGAGACTGTTGTCCCAGATGTTAGTGAGGCGGCCAGGTTCTGGAATCGCGCTCTCTCTAGCTGTATGCTGGAATAAACTATCAGAGGTAGTCTCGTCAAGCGAGAACCGCCATTCAAGCTCCTCGGGGGTTGGCCCGGCTGGGTGCAGGAGAATCGGTTCAGCCATACCTCCAAACTGCGGATCAGGCGAAAGACTCAAAACTGAGCTGGTGGGGGTCTGGTACTCAGGTTTCAACCCGACTCCAGCCATGCTTTGGGGTTGCAGCAGATTATCTTGCAGTAGAGCCGGGCCTGCAGGCTGAGCTTGTGTCCCCTTCTCCATCGGGACTTTTGTGTCCTCCTCGAGATCTTCAAATTTCAGGGTTGGAATCGGGGGCTCGCTATTCGATTGTTTTGGTGCGTCCACCTGCGAGAGAGTCTTTCGCACCGCAGCCTCTACCGCGTTTTGGATCTGCTGTACCAGTTGTTCCTTCGCTGATACCTGGGTTGAACTTGGCAAGGTGTATCCTCCACTCAATTTCCTACCAGCATCTCTTGTTGAGATTTGCTGGTTTGCTACCGCATTGGTTGTGATGTGTTTCATCAACTCTGATCCCGGCGCTATCAACTGCTCTGTAACATTTCCAGGCAGTTTTCGTAAAAACATCTGTCGATAGTAGTCTGGGAACTCAGGAACCTCTGGTTCATAGTCTAAAGCAGCAGCGTTAGTCTTAAGTTGATAGCAACGAATATGAGTATCTTACAAGGACTGGGAATGCCTTGCGCATCTGGGAAAATGATCTTGTATATGGCACGCCacttttcctcttcatcgagaGACTTTTGATACATCTTTCTACTTCTTAACTGTCCCTCTTGCTTTTTGTTGATGCCATGTGGTTTTAGAGGTGGCTTCAGTCGACATGGAGTCTCGAGGTGTTCGTCAAGCGCAACATGTGTTTCAAAGTCTTCCATGCAGTCGTGGCATTGAGTATCTGATAACATGTGCCGGCGAAAGATATGTTCCCTATATATAGTTAGCGCTTGGCAGCGTTATGGGACTTGGCTGGTAACTGACTTGACCCTGTGGACACTGGACCAGCCAGGTCCTACGCATGTCCTGGATGCCCTGAATGCCTGCGGATCATTCTTGTAGAATGGGCATGCGAATTTGTTCTTTTCCgattcttcttcctcatccttccTTCTCTTGCCGCTATTGGGTCTGCCGCCGCCTCTGCCAGAatcgtcaaagtcgtcgtcgtctctcTCGGGCGAGTCTCGTTTTCGTTTTTTGTCCGTTTTCGTTGTCCCATTTGTACCTTCGTCGTAGTGGGAGTTTGGTCTCTGGCTTTTCGATGGCTTTTTCGATGTTTCGCCGTCCGCTGGCGCCCTTGAACTGCTGTCCTCTACTCTTTTGTTCCACTCTGCGTTGTCTTCTGGATCGCTGGAGCTGTCCCCAATTTGTCTGTTAGTGGCACTGAAACCCTTCTCTTTCACTATCGAAGAAGCCCATAGCTTATCTTCTAAACGCACATACCCATCAGACTTGGATAAATAGTTTCTTGTCATCCGATCGCATCCTTTAACACCATCGCCCTGCAAGATATCATGCGCAGCTGCAGAGCCTGTACATGGTCCACGAATAGACGGTTGCTCTCTGCTCTCTTCGACAAATAAAACACATAGCGGGCTGCTAAGGTCTGCTTGACTAGAAGGATTCAACACTTGGAATGGATAGTTAGGGCCTAAGACCGACTTGTTCGCATTCTCGCGTCGCCAatttgaaggagaagaaactTCGACAAATGAAATGTTGCCAGAGGGATTTCCTCTGCCACTCCTTTTTTCTAGGTATTTATCCGATCGAACATAGACCAAAGAATCTGGCGAACAACTGTTTTCTGTCATCAAAAGCCCACAACACCAGCGAAGAGCGCGCAGGGTAAACTTGATGGAGAACAAAGAAGAATGTGGGTAAGGCTTGAGAAAGTTGTGTAAGGACCGTAGAAGACTAGTCGGCTTAGAAGGAAAGTGAAGAGAATCGGATTCCCAAATAGGTGTCGATGCAGGAGGGGCCCTCTTTGCAAAGTCTAGACAATCTTCATCTATGCCAAAGGTGCTCAGGCAGAAGTGAGCAGCTCTTGTCAAGATTTTGTGGTCAAAGGATGGCAAGACAGGATCTTCGGTGGATATTGCCACCGGCGGCCTCCAGCTTTCAGACGAGAGCCAGGGAATATTGACAATGTCAGAAACATGCTGGCACGTCTTTCGTATCCTCGTGATGCTGGATAAAAGCTTGTGAAGGCCTGCCGGCGAGAGCGGGGAGCCTTGAACCGACTGTGGCCGGTCGAAAGCAGAGCATGAAGACATGAATGACGTAGCGACGGCGGCTGCTCTCGTGCATGGACTGGCGATGGAACAGATCGTTCTTATGCTATTCAGAGAGGTTGGGGAAAGCTCTGATGAGGGTTTAGCGCCGACAGCCTGGCTGAAAGTGATGATGGTAGAGGAGTGAAGTTGGCGGCGCTGCAGCTGTAGGAATGGAGAAAGTCGTATCAAGCTGTGGCTGTGTGATCCAATAGAGGAAAGCTCAGGCAGCCTACTTTCAGGCCCCAACATCCAAGACAGCGGGGCTTGGCTTTGCCTCAGGCTGGTACAAAAGCATGGTCACGTTTGGTAAAGATTGACTTCCCCAAGCAGCCTTATTTTAGCCCCCTTGTGCTCCCTTTGACGTGCTCGAACAATGAATGTTCTTACATTGGTCTTGTAGGTAAGATCTGGCGTATCTCTTGGTGACGGCTAT from Fusarium falciforme chromosome 2, complete sequence includes these protein-coding regions:
- a CDS encoding Pyr-redox-2 domain-containing protein — translated: MNLQELGLYLSFVKIITTFTFRFAIQRVQSVIHKHTYRASSNPRNVVVVGGSFAGSYLVQRLANTLPSGYRVVLLEKQSHFNHAFAFPRNSVFSGRESKAFIPYDNIADGAPEGIFQRVCDEALEVTETDIEMASGNRLSYDYLVIATGAAQPPPARLKSRDREGCITELQGFQQRISKAERIAVVGGGAVGVELITEIREKYPDKQLTLIHSRDQLLPRFGAKLHELVLSALRAKNIEVLLKERPALPAQSGQAVGETQIALSNGEKRIWDLIIPCTGLRPRSDLLATYSPKSIASTGEILVKPTLQVDRLPSSKGNIFAIGDVAQSGGAKQGRAALMQSEVVTSNIVSLIKNRTRMEEYKPIYFEGALNLTLGRDLVLMYIKRGDFEWVKEMKGHEDEDVGAGKQWKMLNAKEDA